In Maylandia zebra isolate NMK-2024a linkage group LG9, Mzebra_GT3a, whole genome shotgun sequence, the genomic stretch ACTGTGAAGCCTGTAATCAGACGTTAACATCAGGTACAAACGAGGCTTCGGGCTGTGCTCAGATGCTGGACTGCCCGGCTGCTCCCTCCTCGGCTGCCTGCAGGTGCCGCTGTGACAGGATGTGTTTCAGAGTGTCCAGctcctgtgtcagctgtgctatCCTCATCTGCAGCTTCTGGTTTTCCTCCTGCAGCTGGCTGGCCCTCTGCTGGGTCATCAGGATCCTCCTGCGGGCTTTGTCCCTGCTCTTCCTCACCGCGATGTTGTTTCTCTCACGCCTCAGGCGGTACTCTGCGCTATCCTTGCTGATGCTCCTCTTGGTCACCGGGGCCCGCAGAGTGGGCAGGAGGAAGGGAGAGAAGTCCTGGAGTGAGCAGCACACATGCGTTAAAGCCGTGGGAGAGTGGGGTGGGTGAGTGTGGTTTGTATGAAACACTTCGTGACCTGCTGTTAAATGCTTCTCTCACCTGCTGAGTACTGGCGTGGCTCTGGTGGTGGTTTGTGCTCACCGGGCTGGCGGCGCTGCCAAGGCAGGACGGCGGGTACGGCAGGTACGATAGTCCCATCATCTGCTCGGCCCCTCTGTCATCGCCACCCCCCCTTATCATCCCCTGAGACTGGCCGTACGAGATCATGTCCATCTGCGTCATCTGATTGCTGGAAGCAGCCGAGTTGGAAGCAACAGAATTGAGGGTCTGGCTGTGCACCTGACCTGGGAAGGAGCTCACCCACTCCTGGATGACCGAGGACACCCTGGAATCAGACATCTGTAGAAGAAGACAGAGGAAGATTCGGTTTACTTCCAACACTCATTTAATACTTTAAgcattaaaaaatacatatactGCTTGAATGTTGCTGTCAATTAACtacaatatataaaacaaactttcagcaacacaaaacactgacttGCTTAATTACGCGGTCACACATTCTGTCCTGATGCTACACGTTGAACATGCTCGTTCGTTCAACCTTACACTgcctgcttgcttttttttgagtGATGTAAGACGGATAAAGAAGTTATTTAGGTGTGGCATCTTCAGAAAGAAGATTTCAGTGTTTCTTCCACCGCTGATGGTAAATGGGGATGTTTCTGCCACAGTACACACGTTCTTCTATTTTAAAGGTTACTACACTCAGATACACCCTAACACAAAATCAAACAGCATCATAATAAATTAAACTACAAATAAACCGTGGAAACACTCTGACAGCACTGCTGTGAGCCTTAGTTTGTAAGCTGCTATTGCCATCTTCTCTTTACCCTCCCTCTTCTCTTTTAAACGTACAGTCTTTGCATCATAGACTACAAACTATATTGAAAGAGTAAATTATTTCATGCCACTGTCGAGCTCTTCTTCCTCATGATTTCAAAGAAACGTCGAATCTCTTGCGCGCTTCGTCTTCCCTGACGCTTCGGTAAGGTTGCATTTCTCACCGATTTGCTCAAATTTCTCCACAAATTCACAAAGTTACAGTTTCACTTACCATGACCGATTGCTCCACAAACTCTCAGGATACTCTTTAGGTCCTCCTCAGGCTGTGTGGCTGACAGTGCTCTGAAAGACAGGAGATAGACAGGTGGCCCTCAATTATCACAATcacttcccctctctctctctctctctctccctgcctctctctctctctctccccctctgtcacacacacacacacacacacacacacacacacacacacacacacacacacacacacacacttaaattaacaaaaagaaacaaagaagtgttcccatttcttttacatttacacCATCTCCTCTGCACAGATACTTAAGTGATCCCATAAGGTTAAATTATTGTGTTACAGCAGCTGGataaagaataaaatactaGTGCAAAGAtttcacacatatatacacatacatagtACATAGTATGACTGTGATTGTGCAAGAGGGTAGTGCAAATTG encodes the following:
- the cebp1 gene encoding CCAAT/enhancer binding protein (C/EBP) 1, whose amino-acid sequence is MMSDSRVSSVIQEWVSSFPGQVHSQTLNSVASNSAASSNQMTQMDMISYGQSQGMIRGGGDDRGAEQMMGLSYLPYPPSCLGSAASPVSTNHHQSHASTQQDFSPFLLPTLRAPVTKRSISKDSAEYRLRRERNNIAVRKSRDKARRRILMTQQRASQLQEENQKLQMRIAQLTQELDTLKHILSQRHLQAAEEGAAGQSSI